The following coding sequences lie in one Niabella agricola genomic window:
- the lpxD gene encoding UDP-3-O-(3-hydroxymyristoyl)glucosamine N-acyltransferase codes for MTFSASQIAAMINGRIEGNAEAAVVNFGKIEEATEGQLSFLANPKYEEYLYETGASVIIVNETLELKKTVTATLIRVKDAYSAFATLLGKYQEIVQQQLKGIQEPSYISKTARYGTDVFIGAFAYLGENVTIGNHTKIHPNAYIGNNVSIGDHSVIHAGVKVLHNCVIGNHVTVHAGTVIGSDGFGFAPQADGTFVKVPQIGNVMIEDHVEIGANAAIDRATIGSTIIRSGAKLDNLIQIAHNVEIGNSTVVAAQAGISGSTKVGKGVMIGGQVGIVGHLHIGDGAKINAQSGVSKNIEPGKAVTGSPAYDYTAALRSQALNRKLPDLEKRMKELEEALNALKK; via the coding sequence ATGACATTTAGCGCATCGCAGATTGCTGCAATGATCAACGGCCGTATTGAAGGCAATGCTGAAGCTGCCGTTGTAAATTTTGGAAAAATTGAAGAAGCTACAGAGGGTCAGCTGAGTTTTCTGGCCAATCCCAAATATGAAGAATACCTGTATGAAACCGGGGCCAGCGTCATCATTGTAAATGAAACGCTCGAGTTAAAAAAAACGGTAACGGCTACCCTGATCCGTGTAAAAGATGCTTACTCTGCGTTTGCCACATTGCTGGGCAAGTATCAGGAGATCGTGCAACAGCAGTTAAAAGGGATCCAGGAACCCTCTTATATTTCAAAAACAGCCCGGTATGGTACGGATGTGTTTATAGGAGCTTTTGCCTATCTCGGCGAAAATGTAACAATAGGGAATCATACGAAAATCCATCCCAATGCCTATATCGGAAATAATGTTTCCATCGGGGATCATTCGGTCATTCACGCCGGGGTAAAAGTATTGCACAATTGCGTGATCGGTAATCATGTTACGGTGCATGCCGGAACGGTGATTGGCAGTGATGGCTTTGGGTTTGCGCCCCAGGCGGACGGTACATTTGTTAAAGTGCCCCAGATCGGCAATGTGATGATCGAGGATCATGTGGAAATTGGCGCCAACGCTGCCATCGACCGGGCCACTATCGGCTCTACCATTATCCGGTCCGGTGCCAAACTGGACAACCTGATCCAGATTGCACATAATGTAGAGATCGGGAACAGCACGGTAGTGGCCGCGCAGGCCGGGATCAGCGGAAGTACCAAGGTGGGTAAAGGCGTGATGATTGGCGGACAGGTAGGCATTGTAGGACACCTGCATATTGGTGATGGTGCCAAAATCAACGCACAAAGCGGCGTAAGTAAAAATATCGAACCAGGTAAGGCGGTAACCGGGTCGCCTGCCTATGATTATACTGCAGCATTGAGAAGTCAGGCGCTGAACCGTAAACTTCCGGACCTCGAAAAACGGATGAAGGAGCTGGAGGAAGCGTTGAACGCTTTAAAAAAATAA
- a CDS encoding MBL fold metallo-hydrolase: MSYPTLHITFLGTGTSSGVPMVACDCVVCRSTDPKDQRLRSSILVQSPETTLVVDTGPDFRCQMLRQSVKKLDAVLLTHSHKDHIAGLDDVRAYNYFQQKPMEIFATEATINRVKMEFDYAFSEHRIPGVPSINLNYIDEHTPFTAGDLSVVPIPVWHMRMPVLGFRFGDFTYITDANRIDKVSKEKIQGSKVLVLNALRHEPHISHFTLKEALAVADELEIPQVYFTHISHQMGLHQEIETSLPPGRHLAFDNLAISL, encoded by the coding sequence ATGTCCTACCCCACTCTCCATATTACCTTTCTTGGTACCGGAACCAGCTCCGGGGTGCCCATGGTGGCCTGTGATTGTGTGGTTTGCAGGTCAACCGATCCAAAGGATCAGCGGCTGCGTTCCAGCATCCTTGTGCAGTCGCCCGAAACTACCCTGGTGGTGGATACCGGCCCCGATTTCCGGTGCCAGATGTTGCGCCAGTCGGTAAAAAAACTCGATGCCGTGCTGCTCACCCATTCTCATAAAGATCATATTGCCGGTTTGGACGATGTACGGGCCTATAATTATTTCCAGCAAAAACCCATGGAGATCTTTGCTACCGAGGCCACCATCAACCGGGTGAAAATGGAGTTCGACTATGCTTTCAGCGAACACCGCATTCCCGGCGTTCCATCGATCAACCTGAATTATATCGATGAACATACGCCTTTTACCGCCGGCGACCTTTCGGTAGTGCCTATTCCGGTCTGGCATATGCGCATGCCTGTGCTGGGCTTCCGCTTTGGCGATTTTACGTATATCACTGACGCCAACCGCATCGATAAAGTCAGTAAAGAAAAAATACAAGGGTCAAAAGTACTGGTACTGAACGCCCTGCGCCACGAGCCACATATTTCCCATTTCACATTAAAAGAGGCCCTTGCGGTGGCTGATGAACTGGAAATTCCGCAAGTATATTTTACACATATCTCACATCAGATGGG
- a CDS encoding four helix bundle protein, whose product MRNYDVWIQAHKLVLFVYRGILICFPSGAQHDFRFQAKRAAYSVPLNFVEGCGRNTDKDFAHFLENSFGSLLELEYASLLAYDLEYINRKKYHHLGLIIEEVKAKLINLMKAIRKQ is encoded by the coding sequence ATGAGGAATTACGATGTTTGGATACAAGCGCACAAACTTGTACTATTTGTATACCGGGGGATACTGATTTGTTTTCCGTCTGGAGCGCAACACGATTTTAGGTTTCAGGCAAAACGGGCTGCATATTCTGTTCCGCTGAATTTTGTAGAAGGTTGTGGCAGAAATACCGACAAAGATTTTGCACATTTTTTGGAAAACTCCTTCGGATCACTACTGGAACTGGAGTATGCAAGCTTGTTAGCATACGACCTGGAGTATATCAATAGAAAAAAATATCATCACCTGGGATTAATCATTGAAGAAGTAAAGGCTAAATTAATTAACTTAATGAAAGCTATCCGCAAGCAATAG
- a CDS encoding HD domain-containing protein has product MANVRKIINDPVYGFITIDHPLLLAIISHPYYQRLRSIHQMAFAHLVYPGAVHTRLLHSLGAYHLMCTALQELKGKGVVITDEEELGAKIAILLHDIGHGPFSHALEHELIPGVHHEKLSLAIMQELNQQFNNQLETALAIFTNTHPKKFLHQLVSGQLDVDRMDYLNRDSFFTGVAEGVIGYDRILKMLAVHKDNLVVEEKAIYSIEKFLLSRRLMYWQVYLHKTVVAAEKMLVMIIRRAKELIAHGIRVTAATDALEHFLLHGAAKAEDRGRLLTDFCSMDDHDMAATIKNWCRHEDIVLSQLCRALVERRIMKIRLQAQPFDEAFLLQTRSEMAAAMGVSEKEAAYFVFWGEASNSLYNPKNETITILYKDGRLKDISEVDHALINVKTTIPVKKYYICSFRSH; this is encoded by the coding sequence ATGGCAAACGTTCGCAAAATTATCAACGACCCGGTTTATGGGTTTATTACGATTGATCACCCGCTGCTACTGGCCATCATCTCTCATCCTTATTATCAGCGACTACGGAGCATTCACCAAATGGCCTTCGCCCACCTGGTATATCCCGGAGCCGTTCATACCCGGCTGCTGCATTCCCTTGGCGCGTATCATCTGATGTGTACGGCGCTTCAGGAGCTGAAAGGAAAAGGGGTGGTCATTACAGACGAGGAAGAACTGGGCGCAAAAATAGCCATACTGCTGCATGACATCGGGCATGGTCCCTTCTCCCATGCCCTCGAGCACGAACTGATACCGGGCGTGCACCACGAGAAACTCTCTTTAGCCATCATGCAGGAGCTTAACCAGCAATTTAACAATCAGTTAGAAACCGCATTAGCTATTTTTACCAATACGCATCCCAAAAAGTTCCTGCATCAGCTCGTTTCCGGTCAGCTGGATGTAGACCGGATGGATTACCTGAACCGGGATAGTTTTTTTACCGGGGTGGCGGAAGGCGTGATTGGGTACGACCGTATTCTCAAAATGCTGGCTGTACATAAGGATAACCTGGTAGTGGAAGAAAAAGCAATCTATTCCATCGAAAAGTTCCTGCTAAGCAGGCGGCTGATGTACTGGCAGGTATACCTGCATAAAACAGTAGTGGCTGCTGAAAAGATGCTGGTTATGATCATCCGCCGGGCAAAAGAGCTGATTGCGCATGGGATACGCGTAACCGCAGCCACCGACGCGCTGGAGCACTTTTTATTGCATGGTGCTGCAAAAGCGGAGGACCGCGGCCGGTTGCTGACGGATTTTTGCAGTATGGATGATCATGATATGGCGGCAACGATCAAGAACTGGTGCCGGCACGAAGACATTGTGCTTTCGCAGCTGTGCCGGGCGCTGGTAGAGCGACGGATTATGAAGATCCGGCTGCAGGCCCAGCCTTTTGATGAGGCGTTCCTTTTGCAAACCCGGAGCGAAATGGCGGCGGCAATGGGCGTTAGCGAAAAAGAAGCGGCTTACTTTGTTTTTTGGGGCGAGGCCAGCAACAGCTTGTACAATCCTAAAAATGAAACCATTACCATTCTTTATAAAGACGGGCGCCTAAAGGATATTTCCGAAGTAGATCATGCGCTGATTAATGTAAAAACCACCATCCCTGTTAAAAAATATTACATTTGTTCCTTTAGGAGTCATTAA
- a CDS encoding DoxX family protein, with amino-acid sequence MKKTKILYWTFTGLIVLMDGVMPALTSHTDLAKQGISHLGYPDYFRVLLTVFKVTGALLLALPFIKGRVKEWAYAGFTFNFICAAVSHTVVDGFGGQTLFPLVALLILAASYHYYHKLRRFETKQHPDTSLQYSLG; translated from the coding sequence ATGAAAAAGACAAAAATCCTCTACTGGACATTTACCGGGCTCATCGTATTAATGGACGGTGTAATGCCGGCGCTTACCTCGCATACAGACCTGGCCAAACAAGGCATCAGTCACCTTGGGTATCCTGATTATTTCCGCGTGTTGCTGACCGTGTTCAAGGTTACGGGCGCCTTGCTGCTTGCCCTGCCCTTTATAAAGGGGCGCGTAAAAGAATGGGCCTACGCCGGATTCACTTTTAACTTTATCTGCGCAGCAGTTTCTCATACGGTAGTGGATGGCTTTGGCGGGCAAACCCTGTTTCCCCTGGTTGCGCTGCTGATTCTGGCCGCATCCTATCATTATTATCACAAACTGCGCCGGTTCGAAACGAAACAGCATCCGGATACTTCATTGCAATATAGTTTGGGCTGA
- the gyrB gene encoding DNA topoisomerase (ATP-hydrolyzing) subunit B, giving the protein MSEELKDVEAVSPPAYGADSIQVLEGLEAVRKRPAMYIGDIGVKGLHHLVYEVVDNSIDEALAGYCKNIMVTIHEDNSISVEDDGRGIPTGINQKQGVSALQVAMTILHAGGKFDKNTYKVSGGLHGVGVSCVNALSTHMHTIVHREGKIFEQEYHIGVPDYPVREIGTTDRHGTIQHFWPDSSIFTTTEYKREILEGRLRELAYLNKGISITLTDKREKDDNGKDVTKVFHSEGGIVEFVEMLDKSAGRTSLLPSILYVEGFDANSSVAVEVALTYNDTFNEHIYSYVNNINTIEGGTHVSGFRRALTRVFNAYGEKSGLYEKAKVKVEGDDFREGLSAIISVKVPEPQFEGQTKTKLGNSEVMGVVDTTVARVLDAFLEENPKDAKNIINKVILAAQARAAARKARELVQRKSVLSGGGLPGKLADCSDRDPERCELYLVEGDSAGGTAKQGRDRGFQAILPLRGKILNVEKAMEHKIYENEEIRNIYTALGVTVGTPEDPKALNLAKLRYHKLIIMTDADVDGSHIATLILTFVYRYMKELVEQGYVYLAQPPLYLVKKGKESAYAYNEEQRKALVEHLGAGREDLVNIQRYKGLGEMNAEQLWETTMDPDRRTLKQVTIESAAEADRIFSMLMGDEVAPRREFIESNAKYAKLDI; this is encoded by the coding sequence ATGAGTGAAGAACTAAAGGATGTTGAAGCGGTTTCTCCCCCCGCGTATGGAGCAGATAGTATCCAGGTTTTGGAGGGGTTGGAAGCGGTCCGGAAACGTCCGGCTATGTATATCGGAGATATTGGTGTGAAGGGTTTGCATCACCTCGTGTATGAGGTAGTGGACAACTCCATTGATGAGGCGCTGGCGGGGTATTGTAAAAATATTATGGTAACCATTCATGAAGACAACTCCATTTCTGTAGAAGATGACGGCCGGGGTATTCCTACGGGTATTAACCAAAAGCAGGGGGTAAGTGCCTTGCAGGTGGCTATGACCATCCTGCACGCGGGTGGTAAGTTTGATAAAAATACCTATAAAGTATCCGGTGGTTTGCACGGGGTAGGGGTTAGCTGCGTAAACGCGCTGAGCACCCATATGCATACCATTGTGCACCGGGAGGGGAAAATATTTGAACAGGAATACCATATTGGTGTGCCGGATTACCCGGTACGGGAAATTGGCACCACCGACCGGCACGGTACCATTCAGCATTTCTGGCCCGACAGTTCCATTTTTACGACAACGGAATATAAGCGGGAAATCCTTGAGGGCCGTTTGCGGGAACTGGCTTATCTGAATAAGGGCATTTCGATTACCCTCACAGATAAACGTGAAAAAGATGATAACGGAAAGGATGTAACGAAAGTCTTTCACAGTGAGGGCGGGATCGTGGAATTTGTTGAAATGCTGGATAAAAGCGCCGGCCGGACCTCTTTGCTGCCCAGTATCCTGTATGTAGAAGGATTTGATGCCAACTCCAGCGTGGCGGTGGAAGTAGCGCTTACCTATAATGATACATTCAACGAACATATTTACTCCTATGTAAATAATATCAACACCATTGAAGGCGGTACGCATGTATCCGGCTTCCGCCGTGCATTAACCCGTGTGTTCAATGCCTATGGTGAAAAGAGCGGGTTGTATGAAAAAGCAAAAGTAAAAGTAGAGGGAGATGATTTCCGTGAAGGACTGAGCGCCATCATTTCGGTAAAAGTGCCGGAGCCGCAGTTTGAAGGACAAACAAAAACCAAACTGGGGAATTCGGAAGTAATGGGTGTGGTAGACACTACCGTGGCCCGGGTACTGGACGCATTCCTGGAAGAAAACCCGAAGGATGCAAAAAACATTATTAATAAAGTAATCCTTGCCGCACAGGCACGGGCAGCAGCCCGGAAGGCGCGGGAACTGGTGCAGCGGAAGTCCGTATTGAGCGGGGGAGGGTTACCGGGTAAACTGGCGGACTGTTCCGACAGGGATCCCGAGCGCTGTGAGTTGTACCTGGTGGAGGGAGACTCTGCAGGTGGTACGGCCAAACAGGGCCGCGACCGGGGGTTTCAGGCGATATTACCGTTAAGAGGTAAGATCCTCAACGTGGAAAAGGCCATGGAACATAAGATCTATGAGAATGAGGAGATCCGGAATATTTATACCGCGCTGGGTGTAACCGTGGGCACTCCGGAAGACCCCAAGGCGCTCAATCTTGCAAAGCTCCGTTACCATAAGCTCATCATCATGACGGATGCCGATGTGGATGGTAGCCATATTGCCACGCTTATTCTGACCTTTGTATACCGGTATATGAAAGAACTGGTGGAGCAGGGATACGTATACCTGGCACAACCACCCTTGTACCTGGTAAAAAAGGGAAAGGAATCGGCATACGCATATAATGAAGAGCAGCGCAAGGCTCTGGTAGAACATTTGGGGGCAGGCCGGGAAGATTTGGTAAACATTCAGCGGTATAAGGGCTTGGGAGAGATGAACGCTGAGCAGCTTTGGGAGACAACCATGGACCCTGATCGCCG
- a CDS encoding bifunctional UDP-3-O-[3-hydroxymyristoyl] N-acetylglucosamine deacetylase/3-hydroxyacyl-ACP dehydratase: MDNHFNPDKQHTLKQSVSISGTGLHTGVLADLTLKPANAGFGVQFQRVDLPNKPIIKADCDLVTDTSRGTTLESNGARVSTVEHLLAALVGMGVDNVLIEINGPEIPIKDGSAMPFIEIIEEAGIEEQDAAKLWYSIDENLYLTDEEKRVEMVIMPAREYQITTLIDFNSPVLGTQHAELKTMRNFKEKISTSRTFCFLHELEMLLQHNLIKGGDVNNAIVVVDKPIGDEELNRLKKIFNKDDIEVKSEGYLNNLELRFPNEPARHKLLDIVGDLALIGYPVKGRVIANRPGHSSNVEFARLIKKHIKANKHLKGVPHYDASTPPVYDLQYIEKTLPHRFPFLLVDKIIELTDERIVGVKNVTFNEWFFQGHFPQNPVMPGVLQIEALAQCGGILAINLAGEGQYDTYFLKIDNCKFKQMVRPGDTMILKMELTAPIRRGICEMRGTVYVGGKVATEADLVAQIVKR; the protein is encoded by the coding sequence ATGGATAATCATTTCAACCCCGACAAACAACATACACTGAAACAATCTGTTAGCATTAGCGGAACCGGTTTGCATACCGGTGTGCTGGCCGATCTTACGCTGAAGCCTGCAAATGCCGGTTTTGGTGTTCAGTTTCAACGGGTTGATTTGCCAAATAAACCCATTATCAAGGCAGATTGCGATCTGGTAACGGATACCAGCCGGGGCACCACCCTGGAATCGAACGGAGCCCGGGTAAGCACGGTAGAGCACCTGCTGGCAGCATTGGTGGGAATGGGTGTAGATAATGTACTGATTGAAATCAATGGCCCGGAGATACCGATCAAGGACGGCAGTGCTATGCCATTTATTGAGATCATCGAGGAAGCCGGGATTGAAGAGCAGGATGCGGCCAAATTATGGTACTCGATTGACGAAAATTTGTACCTTACCGATGAAGAAAAGCGCGTGGAGATGGTGATCATGCCCGCCCGCGAATACCAGATTACCACCCTGATCGATTTTAATTCACCGGTATTGGGCACCCAACACGCAGAATTAAAGACCATGCGGAACTTCAAAGAGAAGATCTCCACTTCCCGTACATTCTGCTTTCTGCACGAGCTGGAAATGCTGCTGCAGCACAACCTGATTAAAGGAGGCGATGTAAACAATGCCATCGTGGTGGTAGACAAACCTATTGGAGACGAGGAGCTGAACCGCCTGAAAAAAATATTCAACAAAGATGATATCGAGGTAAAAAGCGAAGGCTATCTCAATAACCTGGAGCTGCGTTTCCCCAACGAACCGGCGCGTCATAAGCTGCTGGATATCGTGGGCGACTTGGCGTTGATCGGATACCCCGTAAAAGGAAGGGTTATTGCCAACCGGCCCGGACATAGCTCCAACGTCGAATTTGCCCGTTTAATCAAAAAACACATCAAGGCGAATAAACATCTGAAGGGCGTGCCGCATTATGACGCCAGTACACCCCCGGTATATGACCTTCAGTATATTGAAAAAACGCTGCCGCACCGCTTCCCCTTTTTACTGGTGGATAAGATCATCGAACTGACCGATGAGCGTATCGTAGGGGTAAAGAATGTAACTTTTAACGAGTGGTTCTTCCAGGGACATTTTCCCCAGAACCCGGTAATGCCCGGCGTATTGCAGATCGAAGCGCTGGCGCAGTGTGGCGGCATACTGGCCATTAATCTCGCCGGTGAAGGACAGTACGACACCTATTTCCTTAAAATAGATAACTGTAAGTTCAAACAGATGGTGCGCCCGGGCGATACCATGATCCTGAAGATGGAGCTCACCGCCCCCATCCGCCGTGGTATCTGCGAAATGCGCGGTACCGTATATGTAGGCGGTAAGGTAGCTACTGAAGCCGACCTGGTAGCGCAGATCGTTAAGCGGTAA
- a CDS encoding SRPBCC family protein codes for MTTKITVATTINAPVEKVWEYWTEPEHIKKWNSASDDWHTPHAENDLRTGGRFSSRMEARDGSMGFDFGGVYDEVKIHEQIDYTMGDGRTVHVVFSGSGNQTSITETFDAEETNPADMQQAGWQAILDNFKRYTEAQ; via the coding sequence ATGACTACAAAAATTACAGTCGCAACAACGATCAATGCACCGGTAGAAAAAGTATGGGAATACTGGACAGAGCCCGAGCATATAAAAAAATGGAATAGTGCTTCGGATGATTGGCATACGCCGCACGCAGAAAACGATCTCCGCACAGGAGGGCGGTTCTCTTCAAGAATGGAAGCGCGGGACGGTAGTATGGGATTTGACTTTGGAGGCGTATACGATGAAGTGAAGATCCATGAACAGATCGATTATACCATGGGCGATGGCCGGACGGTACATGTCGTATTTTCAGGTTCGGGTAACCAGACTTCTATTACCGAGACTTTTGATGCAGAGGAAACAAATCCTGCCGATATGCAACAGGCTGGCTGGCAGGCCATCCTGGATAATTTCAAGCGTTACACAGAAGCGCAGTAA